From Rhineura floridana isolate rRhiFlo1 chromosome 5, rRhiFlo1.hap2, whole genome shotgun sequence, a single genomic window includes:
- the TACC3 gene encoding transforming acidic coiled-coil-containing protein 3 isoform X3 encodes MSLQTLNGENISDDIVAESHAIHFTSPEATGRPSILRPSQKENVPPKGIVKPMKVTFQTPMRDPETRRILSSDKRKNPKNPIIGDDCTDVPEDLVLPPSNAVSQQTVIVDTDIAREGIEMEKNVSCDHPDDVLPAKSNGTYIPDLPTANYVHSFKSSDDFLNSPKSLKMSPLEVFTGAEKQDGDSLSLGVVCLPQTATENNLPEETGCETKTSFISLQDEYATKRFLSSDWATKPVRNKVCKADVLSILHIQNSPLQQVQESCSFETLSCGEIKHFQTEESEWQNSTVVNRILPKCEEDVRRAKPEFIKLESDMLEISDNIFPRQPDKNIEVKTHSRKPTSAHKVLEKAEERTNIGIEENSVPKASYSLDWNKFDDPNFNPFGGDSNIQKSPVCPIPTIKRANMQEDSSPFKAGSFQIPLHNLPDEFGAVEITPEKLKEIEKQIITEDQAMAKAETQAELSRELMGDLSLNGQLLVDDLLLTSHCGKTGTAVDENYQIANKENDEFRSPTEVLGLDIEVDYLEQFGMASFKESVLRKQSLYLKFDPLLSESPKKSDPAANEAKLAAQNRPSTEMAVYEAKTSKHEEKPLGLDLLGTFPNLVQGSPDTPTNMDLSLFSSAVSTEAITEVLKYSQKDMDAAVEKVQLEKDAIVKKLTSGVQEKQREALEWKRKHDKMYNESKEMGKIVAEFEGTITQVMEDSQNQKELAQKELQKVLDEKQQVTSDLSSMEKSFSDLFKRFEKQKEAIEGFQRNEEALKKCVEDYLARIKKEEQRYQALKAHAEEKLCQANEEIAQVRSKAKAEVVALQASLRKEQMKIQSLERSIEQKTKENDELTKICDDLISKMEKMC; translated from the exons ATGAGTCTGCAGACCCTAAATGGAGAAAATATTAGTGATGACATAGTTGCTGAAAGCCATGCAATACATTTTACATCTCCAGAGGCTACAGGCAGGCCTTCTATTCTTCGTCCATCACAGAAAGAAAATGTGCCACCAAAGGGGATAGTGAAGCCTATGAAG GTAACCTTTCAAACTCCTATGCGGGATCCTGAGACTCGCAgaatcctgagttcagataaaaGGAAGAATCCTAAAAATCCTATTATAGGAGATGACTGCACAGACGTACCAGAGGATCTTGTCTTGCCTCCATCCAATGCTGT GAGTCAACAAACAGTTATTGTAGATACTGATATTGCAAGAGAGGGGATCGAGATGGAAAAAAATGTTAGTTGTGATCATCCAGATGATGTATTGCCagcaaaaagcaatggaacataTATCCCCGACTTGCCTACTGCAAATTATGTTCATTCATTCAAAAGCTCCGATGACTTTCTGAATTCtcctaaaagtttaaaaatgtctCCTTTGGAAGTGTTCACTGGAGCTGAAAAACAGGATGGAGATTCTCTGTCACTTGGTGTAGTTTGCCTGCCTCAAACTGCTACTGAAAATAATCTACCAGAAGAAACAGGTtgtgaaacaaaaacatccttcaTCTCACTGCAAGATGAATATGCCACAAAGCGATTTCTAAGCTCTGACTGGGCTACAAAACCAGTTCGTAACAAAGTCTGCAAAGCTGATGTTTTGTCAATATTGCACATACAAAATTCTCCTTTGCAACAAGTGCAAGAATCCTGTAGCTTTGAGACTCTTAGCTGTGGTGAAATAAAACATTTCCAAACTGAGGAATCGGAGTGGCAAAACTCCACAGTGGTGAACAGAATCCTGCCAAAGTGTGAGGAAGATGTCCGCAGAGCAAAACCTGAGTTCATAAAACTAGAATCTGATATGCTTGAAATATCAGATAATATATTTCCAAGGCAACCGGACAAGAATATTGAAGTTAAGACTCATTCCAGGAAACCAACTTCAGCTCACAAAGTGCTGGAGAAAGCTGAAGAGAGAACCAACATTGGAATAGAAGAGAATTCTGTCCCCAAAGCGTCTTATAGCTTGGATTGGAATAAATTTGATGATCCTAACTTCAATCCATTTGGAGGTGATTCCAATATACAGAAGTCCCCTGTGTGTCCTATCCCCACCATTAAGAGAGCAAATATGCAAGAGGATAGTAGCCCATTTAAAGCAGGCTCTTTTCAAATACCACTGCATAATCTACCAGATGAATTTGGAGCTGTAGAAATAACACCCGAGAAACT GAAAGAAATTGAGAAGCAGATTATAACTGAAGATCAAGCCATGGCTAAAGCAGAAACTCAAGCTGAACTGTCAAGGGAATTGATG GGAGACTTGTCTTTAAATGGACAGTTACTTGTAGATGACTTATTGCTCACATCCCATTGTGGGAAGACTGGAACAGCAGTGGATGAAAACTACCAGATTGCAAATAAAGAAAATGACGAGTTCCGATCACCCACAGAAG TTCTAGGACTGGACATAGAAGTGGACTACCTGGAACAATTTGGAATGGCCTCG TTTAAGGAATCCGTCCTGAGAAAGCAATCTCTATACTTGAAATTTGACCCTCTGCTTAGTGAAAGCCCTAAGAAAAGTGATCCTGCTGCTAATGAAGCAAAGCTTGCAGCTCAAAATAG ACCTTCTACAGAAATGGCAGTGTATGAAGCAAAAACATCCAAACATGAAGAAAAGCCATTGGGACTAGACCTATTAGGAACTTTTCCAAATCTG GTCCAAGGTTCTCCAGATACGCCAACCAATATGGATCTTTCACTGTTCTCTTCTGCTGTGTCTACTGAGGCTATTACAGAAGTGTTGAAATACAGTCAGAAAGACATGGATGCAGCTGTAGAAAAAGTTCAACTTGAGAAGGATGCTATTGTCAAAAAACTTACTTCTGGG GTACAAGAAAAGCAGAGGGAAGCTTTGGAATGGAAAAGGAAGCATGACAAAATGTATAATGAAAGTAAAGAAATGGG AAAAATTGTTGCAGAATTTGAAGGTACCATAACACAAGTGATGG AGGATTCCCAGAACCAAAAGGAGCTTGCACAAAAAGAACTGCAGAAAGTACTGGATGAAAAACAGCAAGTTACCTCTGATCTGAGTTCCATGGAAAAATCTTTCTCTGATCTCTTCAAACGATTTGAAAAACAGAAGGAGGCAATAGAAGGATTTCAGAGG AATGAAGAGGCTCTGAAGAAATGTGTTGAGGATTACCTTGCAAGAATTAAGAAGGAAGAGCAGAGATACCAAGCATTGAAGGCCCATGCAGAAGAAAAGCTATGCCA AGCAAATGAAGAGATTGCCCAAGTAAGAAGCAAAGCCAAAGCAGAAGTGGTGGCCCTCCAAGCCAGTCTGCGCAAAGAACAAATGAAAATCCAGTCTCTAGAGAGAAGTATTGAGCAGAAG ACAAAGGAAAATGATGAACTCACAAAAATCTGTGATGACTTGATTTCTAAGATGGAAAAGATGTGCTAA
- the TACC3 gene encoding transforming acidic coiled-coil-containing protein 3 isoform X1 gives MGMELHSSCSLLFGGGTARERMSLQTLNGENISDDIVAESHAIHFTSPEATGRPSILRPSQKENVPPKGIVKPMKVTFQTPMRDPETRRILSSDKRKNPKNPIIGDDCTDVPEDLVLPPSNAVSQQTVIVDTDIAREGIEMEKNVSCDHPDDVLPAKSNGTYIPDLPTANYVHSFKSSDDFLNSPKSLKMSPLEVFTGAEKQDGDSLSLGVVCLPQTATENNLPEETGCETKTSFISLQDEYATKRFLSSDWATKPVRNKVCKADVLSILHIQNSPLQQVQESCSFETLSCGEIKHFQTEESEWQNSTVVNRILPKCEEDVRRAKPEFIKLESDMLEISDNIFPRQPDKNIEVKTHSRKPTSAHKVLEKAEERTNIGIEENSVPKASYSLDWNKFDDPNFNPFGGDSNIQKSPVCPIPTIKRANMQEDSSPFKAGSFQIPLHNLPDEFGAVEITPEKLKEIEKQIITEDQAMAKAETQAELSRELMGDLSLNGQLLVDDLLLTSHCGKTGTAVDENYQIANKENDEFRSPTEVLGLDIEVDYLEQFGMASFKESVLRKQSLYLKFDPLLSESPKKSDPAANEAKLAAQNRPSTEMAVYEAKTSKHEEKPLGLDLLGTFPNLVQGSPDTPTNMDLSLFSSAVSTEAITEVLKYSQKDMDAAVEKVQLEKDAIVKKLTSGVQEKQREALEWKRKHDKMYNESKEMGKIVAEFEGTITQVMEDSQNQKELAQKELQKVLDEKQQVTSDLSSMEKSFSDLFKRFEKQKEAIEGFQRNEEALKKCVEDYLARIKKEEQRYQALKAHAEEKLCQANEEIAQVRSKAKAEVVALQASLRKEQMKIQSLERSIEQKTKENDELTKICDDLISKMEKMC, from the exons ATGGG AATGGAATTACATAGTTCCTGCTCTCTTCTTTTTGGAGGGGGTACAGCAAGAGAGAG AATGAGTCTGCAGACCCTAAATGGAGAAAATATTAGTGATGACATAGTTGCTGAAAGCCATGCAATACATTTTACATCTCCAGAGGCTACAGGCAGGCCTTCTATTCTTCGTCCATCACAGAAAGAAAATGTGCCACCAAAGGGGATAGTGAAGCCTATGAAG GTAACCTTTCAAACTCCTATGCGGGATCCTGAGACTCGCAgaatcctgagttcagataaaaGGAAGAATCCTAAAAATCCTATTATAGGAGATGACTGCACAGACGTACCAGAGGATCTTGTCTTGCCTCCATCCAATGCTGT GAGTCAACAAACAGTTATTGTAGATACTGATATTGCAAGAGAGGGGATCGAGATGGAAAAAAATGTTAGTTGTGATCATCCAGATGATGTATTGCCagcaaaaagcaatggaacataTATCCCCGACTTGCCTACTGCAAATTATGTTCATTCATTCAAAAGCTCCGATGACTTTCTGAATTCtcctaaaagtttaaaaatgtctCCTTTGGAAGTGTTCACTGGAGCTGAAAAACAGGATGGAGATTCTCTGTCACTTGGTGTAGTTTGCCTGCCTCAAACTGCTACTGAAAATAATCTACCAGAAGAAACAGGTtgtgaaacaaaaacatccttcaTCTCACTGCAAGATGAATATGCCACAAAGCGATTTCTAAGCTCTGACTGGGCTACAAAACCAGTTCGTAACAAAGTCTGCAAAGCTGATGTTTTGTCAATATTGCACATACAAAATTCTCCTTTGCAACAAGTGCAAGAATCCTGTAGCTTTGAGACTCTTAGCTGTGGTGAAATAAAACATTTCCAAACTGAGGAATCGGAGTGGCAAAACTCCACAGTGGTGAACAGAATCCTGCCAAAGTGTGAGGAAGATGTCCGCAGAGCAAAACCTGAGTTCATAAAACTAGAATCTGATATGCTTGAAATATCAGATAATATATTTCCAAGGCAACCGGACAAGAATATTGAAGTTAAGACTCATTCCAGGAAACCAACTTCAGCTCACAAAGTGCTGGAGAAAGCTGAAGAGAGAACCAACATTGGAATAGAAGAGAATTCTGTCCCCAAAGCGTCTTATAGCTTGGATTGGAATAAATTTGATGATCCTAACTTCAATCCATTTGGAGGTGATTCCAATATACAGAAGTCCCCTGTGTGTCCTATCCCCACCATTAAGAGAGCAAATATGCAAGAGGATAGTAGCCCATTTAAAGCAGGCTCTTTTCAAATACCACTGCATAATCTACCAGATGAATTTGGAGCTGTAGAAATAACACCCGAGAAACT GAAAGAAATTGAGAAGCAGATTATAACTGAAGATCAAGCCATGGCTAAAGCAGAAACTCAAGCTGAACTGTCAAGGGAATTGATG GGAGACTTGTCTTTAAATGGACAGTTACTTGTAGATGACTTATTGCTCACATCCCATTGTGGGAAGACTGGAACAGCAGTGGATGAAAACTACCAGATTGCAAATAAAGAAAATGACGAGTTCCGATCACCCACAGAAG TTCTAGGACTGGACATAGAAGTGGACTACCTGGAACAATTTGGAATGGCCTCG TTTAAGGAATCCGTCCTGAGAAAGCAATCTCTATACTTGAAATTTGACCCTCTGCTTAGTGAAAGCCCTAAGAAAAGTGATCCTGCTGCTAATGAAGCAAAGCTTGCAGCTCAAAATAG ACCTTCTACAGAAATGGCAGTGTATGAAGCAAAAACATCCAAACATGAAGAAAAGCCATTGGGACTAGACCTATTAGGAACTTTTCCAAATCTG GTCCAAGGTTCTCCAGATACGCCAACCAATATGGATCTTTCACTGTTCTCTTCTGCTGTGTCTACTGAGGCTATTACAGAAGTGTTGAAATACAGTCAGAAAGACATGGATGCAGCTGTAGAAAAAGTTCAACTTGAGAAGGATGCTATTGTCAAAAAACTTACTTCTGGG GTACAAGAAAAGCAGAGGGAAGCTTTGGAATGGAAAAGGAAGCATGACAAAATGTATAATGAAAGTAAAGAAATGGG AAAAATTGTTGCAGAATTTGAAGGTACCATAACACAAGTGATGG AGGATTCCCAGAACCAAAAGGAGCTTGCACAAAAAGAACTGCAGAAAGTACTGGATGAAAAACAGCAAGTTACCTCTGATCTGAGTTCCATGGAAAAATCTTTCTCTGATCTCTTCAAACGATTTGAAAAACAGAAGGAGGCAATAGAAGGATTTCAGAGG AATGAAGAGGCTCTGAAGAAATGTGTTGAGGATTACCTTGCAAGAATTAAGAAGGAAGAGCAGAGATACCAAGCATTGAAGGCCCATGCAGAAGAAAAGCTATGCCA AGCAAATGAAGAGATTGCCCAAGTAAGAAGCAAAGCCAAAGCAGAAGTGGTGGCCCTCCAAGCCAGTCTGCGCAAAGAACAAATGAAAATCCAGTCTCTAGAGAGAAGTATTGAGCAGAAG ACAAAGGAAAATGATGAACTCACAAAAATCTGTGATGACTTGATTTCTAAGATGGAAAAGATGTGCTAA
- the TACC3 gene encoding transforming acidic coiled-coil-containing protein 3 isoform X2, producing the protein MELHSSCSLLFGGGTARERMSLQTLNGENISDDIVAESHAIHFTSPEATGRPSILRPSQKENVPPKGIVKPMKVTFQTPMRDPETRRILSSDKRKNPKNPIIGDDCTDVPEDLVLPPSNAVSQQTVIVDTDIAREGIEMEKNVSCDHPDDVLPAKSNGTYIPDLPTANYVHSFKSSDDFLNSPKSLKMSPLEVFTGAEKQDGDSLSLGVVCLPQTATENNLPEETGCETKTSFISLQDEYATKRFLSSDWATKPVRNKVCKADVLSILHIQNSPLQQVQESCSFETLSCGEIKHFQTEESEWQNSTVVNRILPKCEEDVRRAKPEFIKLESDMLEISDNIFPRQPDKNIEVKTHSRKPTSAHKVLEKAEERTNIGIEENSVPKASYSLDWNKFDDPNFNPFGGDSNIQKSPVCPIPTIKRANMQEDSSPFKAGSFQIPLHNLPDEFGAVEITPEKLKEIEKQIITEDQAMAKAETQAELSRELMGDLSLNGQLLVDDLLLTSHCGKTGTAVDENYQIANKENDEFRSPTEVLGLDIEVDYLEQFGMASFKESVLRKQSLYLKFDPLLSESPKKSDPAANEAKLAAQNRPSTEMAVYEAKTSKHEEKPLGLDLLGTFPNLVQGSPDTPTNMDLSLFSSAVSTEAITEVLKYSQKDMDAAVEKVQLEKDAIVKKLTSGVQEKQREALEWKRKHDKMYNESKEMGKIVAEFEGTITQVMEDSQNQKELAQKELQKVLDEKQQVTSDLSSMEKSFSDLFKRFEKQKEAIEGFQRNEEALKKCVEDYLARIKKEEQRYQALKAHAEEKLCQANEEIAQVRSKAKAEVVALQASLRKEQMKIQSLERSIEQKTKENDELTKICDDLISKMEKMC; encoded by the exons ATGGAATTACATAGTTCCTGCTCTCTTCTTTTTGGAGGGGGTACAGCAAGAGAGAG AATGAGTCTGCAGACCCTAAATGGAGAAAATATTAGTGATGACATAGTTGCTGAAAGCCATGCAATACATTTTACATCTCCAGAGGCTACAGGCAGGCCTTCTATTCTTCGTCCATCACAGAAAGAAAATGTGCCACCAAAGGGGATAGTGAAGCCTATGAAG GTAACCTTTCAAACTCCTATGCGGGATCCTGAGACTCGCAgaatcctgagttcagataaaaGGAAGAATCCTAAAAATCCTATTATAGGAGATGACTGCACAGACGTACCAGAGGATCTTGTCTTGCCTCCATCCAATGCTGT GAGTCAACAAACAGTTATTGTAGATACTGATATTGCAAGAGAGGGGATCGAGATGGAAAAAAATGTTAGTTGTGATCATCCAGATGATGTATTGCCagcaaaaagcaatggaacataTATCCCCGACTTGCCTACTGCAAATTATGTTCATTCATTCAAAAGCTCCGATGACTTTCTGAATTCtcctaaaagtttaaaaatgtctCCTTTGGAAGTGTTCACTGGAGCTGAAAAACAGGATGGAGATTCTCTGTCACTTGGTGTAGTTTGCCTGCCTCAAACTGCTACTGAAAATAATCTACCAGAAGAAACAGGTtgtgaaacaaaaacatccttcaTCTCACTGCAAGATGAATATGCCACAAAGCGATTTCTAAGCTCTGACTGGGCTACAAAACCAGTTCGTAACAAAGTCTGCAAAGCTGATGTTTTGTCAATATTGCACATACAAAATTCTCCTTTGCAACAAGTGCAAGAATCCTGTAGCTTTGAGACTCTTAGCTGTGGTGAAATAAAACATTTCCAAACTGAGGAATCGGAGTGGCAAAACTCCACAGTGGTGAACAGAATCCTGCCAAAGTGTGAGGAAGATGTCCGCAGAGCAAAACCTGAGTTCATAAAACTAGAATCTGATATGCTTGAAATATCAGATAATATATTTCCAAGGCAACCGGACAAGAATATTGAAGTTAAGACTCATTCCAGGAAACCAACTTCAGCTCACAAAGTGCTGGAGAAAGCTGAAGAGAGAACCAACATTGGAATAGAAGAGAATTCTGTCCCCAAAGCGTCTTATAGCTTGGATTGGAATAAATTTGATGATCCTAACTTCAATCCATTTGGAGGTGATTCCAATATACAGAAGTCCCCTGTGTGTCCTATCCCCACCATTAAGAGAGCAAATATGCAAGAGGATAGTAGCCCATTTAAAGCAGGCTCTTTTCAAATACCACTGCATAATCTACCAGATGAATTTGGAGCTGTAGAAATAACACCCGAGAAACT GAAAGAAATTGAGAAGCAGATTATAACTGAAGATCAAGCCATGGCTAAAGCAGAAACTCAAGCTGAACTGTCAAGGGAATTGATG GGAGACTTGTCTTTAAATGGACAGTTACTTGTAGATGACTTATTGCTCACATCCCATTGTGGGAAGACTGGAACAGCAGTGGATGAAAACTACCAGATTGCAAATAAAGAAAATGACGAGTTCCGATCACCCACAGAAG TTCTAGGACTGGACATAGAAGTGGACTACCTGGAACAATTTGGAATGGCCTCG TTTAAGGAATCCGTCCTGAGAAAGCAATCTCTATACTTGAAATTTGACCCTCTGCTTAGTGAAAGCCCTAAGAAAAGTGATCCTGCTGCTAATGAAGCAAAGCTTGCAGCTCAAAATAG ACCTTCTACAGAAATGGCAGTGTATGAAGCAAAAACATCCAAACATGAAGAAAAGCCATTGGGACTAGACCTATTAGGAACTTTTCCAAATCTG GTCCAAGGTTCTCCAGATACGCCAACCAATATGGATCTTTCACTGTTCTCTTCTGCTGTGTCTACTGAGGCTATTACAGAAGTGTTGAAATACAGTCAGAAAGACATGGATGCAGCTGTAGAAAAAGTTCAACTTGAGAAGGATGCTATTGTCAAAAAACTTACTTCTGGG GTACAAGAAAAGCAGAGGGAAGCTTTGGAATGGAAAAGGAAGCATGACAAAATGTATAATGAAAGTAAAGAAATGGG AAAAATTGTTGCAGAATTTGAAGGTACCATAACACAAGTGATGG AGGATTCCCAGAACCAAAAGGAGCTTGCACAAAAAGAACTGCAGAAAGTACTGGATGAAAAACAGCAAGTTACCTCTGATCTGAGTTCCATGGAAAAATCTTTCTCTGATCTCTTCAAACGATTTGAAAAACAGAAGGAGGCAATAGAAGGATTTCAGAGG AATGAAGAGGCTCTGAAGAAATGTGTTGAGGATTACCTTGCAAGAATTAAGAAGGAAGAGCAGAGATACCAAGCATTGAAGGCCCATGCAGAAGAAAAGCTATGCCA AGCAAATGAAGAGATTGCCCAAGTAAGAAGCAAAGCCAAAGCAGAAGTGGTGGCCCTCCAAGCCAGTCTGCGCAAAGAACAAATGAAAATCCAGTCTCTAGAGAGAAGTATTGAGCAGAAG ACAAAGGAAAATGATGAACTCACAAAAATCTGTGATGACTTGATTTCTAAGATGGAAAAGATGTGCTAA